AGCGAGATTCCTCGGTCAGGTATGTCGCCTGCTTCATCAACTCCTCGGGCGTGCTGTACGCGCCAAGGTCCGTCGTCTCGAACGACGCGGTGTAGGCGTTCGCGTCCGGCTCGTCGAAGCCCGCGCCGGCGCCGGAGGCGTCGTCTTCCCATCCGAGGCCGCTCGAAGACTCCGGCGCGAGGCCAAAGATGTCGTCGCCGTCGTCTTCGGGTTCCTCGTGCGGCTCGTCGAGCCCCAGCGAAAGCTCGCCGGCGCCGGCCTTGGCGGCCGCCGGCGCCTTCACCTTCTGGATCGGTTCGCCCAGATCGAGATCCGCCGACTCCGCCGGCTCGCCGGCGGCGACCGTGGAGTGGATGCGTTCCACGCTGCGCACCGCTTCCGCGATGAGGTCATCCGCGATGTTGACTTCGTACCCCTGCCGGTCCGCGCCGGTGGCGCCGCGCCGCTGCGCCCGCTCGCGGAAGGTCTGCCGCGAGCGGTCCTGCACGCTTTCCGGAAATCCGATGAAGCCAAGCAGGAACATGGCGTACAGGATTTTGTAGATCTGGCCCTTCTTCATTTTCGAGTGCGCGACGATCTGCCGCAGCGTGTGCTGGCCGTTGACCATCGACAGCACGCGCGTGCCCATCGGGCCGAAGGCCATGTCCTCTTCGCGGTAAGGGCAGTCGGGCCGGCGGAACAGCGGGAACTCCTTGCGCCCGCGGAATTCGAGCGGAAGCGTCTTCATGGGGTAGTAGTCGCGGATGCCGACGTAGATGAGATTCCCCATGTGGATCTTAAGGACGCGGAACTCCGGCTCGATGATCTCGCCCTGCTTGAAAAAGAAGTCGCCCTCCGGCCACTCGAACAGGCGGTAGAGCTTGAGCGTCACGTGCGTGTTGAGCGCGTCATAAAGATCGTGCGGCGAGATGTGCCCATGCTCGATCAGGAACATCCCCTGCTTGAGCGGGCCGGACCGCGTGGCGTCGAGGGACGCGCTTGCCTGCTCCGCCGTGATCTTGCGCTGCTGCACGAGGAACTCGCCCAGGCTCTGGTCGGCGAAGTAGCTGCTCGTCACGTGCACGATCTCGCCGTTGTCGAAATGGATGTGCGCCTTCTTCGGTCCGAGCGCCAGCGCGAGGATGCCCGTCTTTTTCGCCTGATGGATGTAGTTCAGCGTCTTGGGGAGCGGCAGGTGCGCGAGCGAGCCCTTGACGTACGCCTCGCGATCCGGAACGGCCATGCCTGTCCTCGTTTCCTGCGCGGCGGCACCGGCTGCCGCCTCCGCCGTGAGTAAAATGTGCGGCAAGATTCCGAAAATACTACGGTCACGGGAATTTTCCTGTCAAGGAAGCCGCAAACGCGTTGCGATGTCAGTGCCGCAAACGCGTTGCGATGTCAGGGCCGCAAACGCAGCGAAGCGGAGTGCGCGGTCGGCACCGCCCCGGCGTAAATCTCGCGCCCGCCGCGCTCGACGACGACCTTGCCGCCCTCCGGACTTTCAGCCTGTCCGCCTCACTTCACCACCGGCTCGCCGGTGCGAATCATCTCGACGAAGCGCGCGAAAAGCGGCGAGGCGTCGTGCGGGCCGGGGGAGGCCTCCGGGTGGTACTGCACGGAAAACACCGGCAACTCGCGGTGCGCGAGGCCTTCGTTGGTGCCGTCGTTGAGGTTGGTGTGCGTCGGGACGATGAGACGATCGGGCAGCGTGTCCGGATCGACCACGTAGTTGTGGTTCTGGCTGGTGATCTCCACGCGGCCGGTCAGGTGGTCCTTCACCGGCTGGTTCGCGCCGTGGTGACCGAATTTCAGCTTTCGCGTCTTGCCGCCGAGCGCGAGGCCCAGGATCTGATGCCCCAGGCAGATGCCGAAGATCGGCGTCTTGCCGACAAGCCCGCGCACCGTCTTCGCCGCGTATTCGAGCGGTTCCGGATCGCCCGGGCCGTTCGAGAGAAACACGCCGTCCGGCTTTCTCGCGAGCACGTCCTCGGCGCTAGCGTTCGCGGGCATCACGGTGACATCCATCCCCGCGCCGACGAGCATGCGAAGGATGTTCGACTTCACGCCGAAATCCAGCGCGACGACGCGCGGGCGTTTTCCGGCGTCGGGCGACGAACCATATCCGGCGTCCAGATCCCACGGGCCCTCCGCGAAATCGTAGCCGACCTCGCAGGTCACCTCGCGCACGAGATCGCGCCCGACGATGCCCGGGGCGCGCGAAAGCCTGGCTTGCAGTTCTTGCGGATCGCCCTCGCCGATGATGCCCATCTGCGCGCCGTGCTCGCGAAGGTGCCGCGTGAGCGCGCGCGTATCGAGTTCGCAAAGGCCGGGCACGCCGTTGTCGGCGAGGTAGTCGTCAAGCGAGTTTGTCGCGCGCCAGGACGATGTGACGAGGCTGCGCGAGCGGACGACGAATCCCTGCGCGAAGATGCGCCGGCTTTCGATGTCCTCGCCGTTGACACCCGTGTTGCCGATGAGCGGGTACGTCATGCACACGATCTGCCCGTGGTAGGACGGATCGGTGAGGATCTCCTGGTAGCCCGTCATGCTCGTGTTGAACACAACCTCGCCGATCGTCTCGCCCGCCGCGCCGAAGCGCTCGCCGGCAAAGACGCGCCCGTCGGCGAGCACGAGATACGCCGCGCGCGTCATCGCGCCCGCCCCGGCCGGTTTGGCGCCGTGCGCCCGTTTGGCGTGGTCCGTTTCATGCGTGTCGTTCCGGATTTCTGGAGCCGGCTTCCGCCGATTTGCGCGAACGGCCCCGCGTCGCGAGGCCAGAGCCAAGAGTATCCCTGGGGGGCGGGGGCGTCAATGAAAGTTTGTCAGGCGATGTCTTGCAGTGCGTCGAGGCGATACGTCCGGCGGGGAGCAAAAATGGTTTGACGCGGCTCGAATCCCCGTCGTATCGTGAAATCGAATCGTTGCGGAGGCGGCCCACGTGTCCCAGAAAATTCAGTCCTACACCGTCTTGTACGAGCTTGCCGAAGAGGGCGGGTACGTGGTGCATGTTCCAGCACTTCCCGGTTGCATGACGCAGGGGGAAACGCTCGAAGAGGCGCGCGAAATGGCGGCCGACGCGATCAAATTGTACCTGGACGTATTACGCGACAAAGGTCGCCCGATCCCGCCGGATGTCACGACGCCGGCTCGCATCGAAAAAATCAGGATCGCCATTTAGAGCGGAGTCGTGGGCGGCAATCTTCCGGTCGTCAAACCCAAAGACACCATCTGCGCGCTTGCGAGAGCCGGCTTCGTCGTTGATCGGCAGAGTGGAAGTCACCTGATAATGAATCATCCAAATAAGCCCGACTTGCTGGTCATTGTTCCGCGACACGCGAAAGACCTGAAGCGCGGGCTTATCGCGGGAATCATTTTAAAAGCGCCGACATGACGCCGGACGAATTTCGTCGGCTCTTGAAAAAATGAACGCGTCGCGTCCCTGCGATGCCGTCAGCCTCATCGGCGCGCCGGCGCGCGCTCCGCTACGTTCACGCCGCCTGTGGCCCTCAATACAGCGGCTTCCCGTCAATATCCCCCGGCAGGTCGACGCCGAGCGCCGACAGCGCCGTCGGCGCCAGGTCGTAGATGATCGGCGCGTCCTTGGTGATCTTGCGGTTTGACGCCAGCACGCCGTAGGTCAGCGACGGATCGACCGAGCAATGGTCGCCGCTCCACTTGCGATCGTTCGGCAGAATCACGCCCTTGGGCATGCCGCCAAGCGCGCTCTGCCAGGAGATGCGGTAGCCCTCCGCGAAACCGAGAATCAGGTCGGGCGCAAGGTCGAACGCCGGTCCCTTGTAGATCTCCTGCCGCGGATACACGTCGATGACGACAGGCTCGCCCGTCTCCGGGTCGATAAGCTTCTTGAGCCCCTCGCGGATCTCGTTTTGCACCTTCTCGTATTCGAGCTTGTGCACGACGCCCTGCGGCTCGCGCCCGAAAAGGTTGATGTAAATATTGCCAAGCCCGATGTGGTAGGCCTTGGTGCGCGACCAGTCCACGTTCGGCCAGAACTCGCCCTTGCCGAAAAGCTGGTCGAGGTTGAATTCCGTGCCCGGCTCCTGCCCCTTGAGCGCCATGAAACCGTTTTCGACGAGCCACGTATTGATGTTGACCGCCTTACGGAACGACTGGAACCCGTGGTCGGACATGACGAACAGGTGCGTGTCGTCATCGACGTTTTGCTCCATCACCCGGCCGATGATCTGATCGATCTTCGCGTACAAGCGACGGAATGCCTCGGAGTGCTTCGCGGCTTCGTCGGCGTCGTACAGCGGATGTTTCTCGTCCAGATAGCGCCAGAACATGTGCTGCAGGCGATCGGTCGCCTCGAACACGCCGATGAACAGCCGCGCATCGCGCTTGTCGAGTTCGGCGTACACGATCTTCTCGATGTCGCTCATCGTCTCGAACAGATCCGCAAGAAACAGCTCCTCGCTGATCTGCAATTCGTTCAGCGCCCAGGTCTCTTCCTGCCAGCCGATCGTCTTGAACGGCCCGTGCTGCCCGTGGAGCATCGGCGCGAAATCCGCCGGCGCCGAGATGCGCACCGTCGGCGGGAGCTTCGCCGGATCGAAGTTGACCGGCGTCAGGTAGATGCGCACATCCGGCTCGACCGCAAGCAGCGCGAATTTCGCGATACCCGAAAGATGCACGAGCGGATTGAGCGCGAAATCGAACGTGAAGAAATCGGAGAACTCACCCATCTTCACGGTCCGCGTCTGCCCCTGGCAGGTGATGTCCGCGGTCTTCGCGGCCTTGTTGATCTTCGCGACGAACGGCACCGTCACATCCGGATTGTCCTTCAACGTGAAGTTGCGCGGGCCGAGCACCTTGGCCTCGATGCGGTCGCCCAGCATCGTCACCGGCACGAGTTTGCCGCCCATCTCCGTGTTCGTCGCGGTCATCTTCTGCGTCGAATAGACCGTAAACGTGCCATTGGTCTGACGCACGTCCGGCACGCCGAGGCCCGACAGCAGCTTGCCGCCGAAATCCTCCGCGGGGAACGTCACCGGAACGCGGATCGCCGTGACGCCCATGCCGGCGTCGGCCGCGTAATTCCAGAACGCCGTGCCCTGCCGCTGGCCGATGGGAATCGGCAGCTCTTTCGGCACCCACTTCGTGATGACATAAGCCGACGCGCCGAACACGCAAACCGCCGGCACGATCGCCGCGACAAGCCGCGTGATCGTCGAGCGCGTCACGAGACGCAACAGGAAAAAGAGCAGCAGCGCCGCAACGACACCCGCGCCCGCCGCGATACCCCAGCGTAGGGCGTCCGAGGGCAGCACTTCCTTTGTGCCCGGCGTGACCGTCGCGAACTCCGGGAAGTAGCTTCCGGGCATGCGGCGCAGGAAATCGTAGATGCCCGTCTTGCCGGGATTGCCGCCGACCGCGAACGACGCCCACGCCACCGGCGACTCGCTCGGGTTCGTGGTGTCGAGCCGTCCCAGGTGCCCCGTCCCCTGCAGCTTTTGCATGTTCGGCATCAGCCCCTCGTCCATGTATTTATGGACAAGGCGCAAATCCATGCCGTCGAAACCGAGGATGATGACTTTTGGTTCCGCAGCGAACGCCGTGTTGGACGCAAGCATCAAAACGACGGCGATCAGCAAGGAGACTGGAAGTCTGAAAGACTGGAAGTCTGAAAGGCCATCGCGAATGCGGAATGCGGAATGTCGAATGCGGAATGCCGCACGCAAATAAACTCGCTCCGCGGCGTCGAGCGCTCCAATCCCCCTGAGCGCCCCTGTCATCCTGAGCGAAGCGAAGGATCCGGCCGCGCCCCTGCCGACGCGTTCGCGTGTTTCATTCCGCACTCCGCATTCCACATTCCGCATTCTCATCATGTCTTCCTGTCCCATCTCGAAAAAAACCTCAAAACGCCTCTTCCGGATAATCCGCCCGCACGAAAAACAGCCCCTGCGGCGGGGCGGTGACGCCGGCCTCATCGCGGCGCGGCGCGGCCAGCAAGCGGTCGATATCCTCCACCGGGCGGTCGTGCCGGCCGATCTCGATGAGCGTCCCCGCAATCGACCTCACCATGTGACGCAAGAACCCGTTGGCCGAAATCGACAGCACGACGCGGCCCTCGCCCTCATCCGCGACCGACGCGGCAATCACCGTGCGCACAGGCGATTTCGCCGTGCATCCCGCGGCGCGAAACGACGTGAAATCGTGCTCGCCCAATAGGCGCAACACGGCATTCTGCATGGCCGTTCCGTCGAGCGCAACGGGGATCTGATACGCGTACCGCCGCGTCAGCGGATCAAAAAACGGATGCGTCTCGATGACGTAGCGATAAGCGCGGAAGATCGCGTTTCGCCGCGCGGAAAACCCGTCGCGCACGCGGCGCGCCTCTTTGACCTTGACGTCCGGCGGCAGCGTCGCGTTCAGCGCGCGCATGACGATCTCCGGCTCGCGATCGATGGCCGTCGCGAAGCTCACGGGCATGTCGATCGCGTGCACGCCCGCGTCGGTGCGCCCCGCGGCGGTCGCCGTCACCCCGGGCTCGAACAGATCCGCAAGTGCCGCCGTCAACGTATCCTGCACGGTCCGCACACCGGTTTGCGACTGCCAGCCCGCGAAGTCCGTGCCGTCGAAGGTCAGGTGGATGAGGTAGCTGAACGACATGGGGATTGACGGCTGAAGAATGAGGATTGTCGATCGGAATCGCAAGGAATCGTGTCGTTCGGCGGGAGAATTTCGACGGGGCGATGGCGGATGCCGCGCATAAACGCGGAAGCTCGCCGCGTCGATGCAATCTTCAATCTTCGATCTTCAATCTAAAATTGGAACAGCACCCCGATCGAGTGCGCCATGCTCGTCAGATCGAAGGTGTCGTCGCCCCCGCCGAAGTCGTCCGCGGCCAGGTACTTGAACTGGTAGAAGAAGTACGTGTTGTTGATGCCCCAGTCCGACTCGAGCCGCCCGGAGGAGCGTTTTTCGATGTTATCGAGAAGCACCATCAGACCGGCCTGGCCGACCCAGCCGTTCAACAGCCCGCGGTTCTTGGACGACGAGTCGAGCTTTTCCTCGAACCAGTACGTCAGCGCGTAGCCCGCGCCGACATACGGCACGACGATCTGATCGGGCACGAACGCGAGGCGATACAAAAGCCCCAACTCCGCCGGCGCGGCGTGCAGCTTGAACTTCTCTTGCGTCTTGTCGCCGGTCGAGGTGACGCCGCGGCCCTCGAACCAGAAGTATGAGCCCTCCGCATGCAACTCCAGCTCGTGGATCATCCGCCAGCCGGCCTGCAGCGTGTAGATCGCGTCGCCCTTGGTTCCGTAAACGTCCTGAAACTCGTCCGCCGTCGGGAACACCAGGCCGACGTTGAAGCCCGCCGAGAAGTGCCGGGGCGATTCGAACCAGTGCGGATCGTATTGCGACCGTTCCTGGGCGAAAGCGGGCGAAGCGAGAAACAGGAAACAAATGGCAGCAAGCGAAAGTCCGCGCCATAGACGCGAATTGAAGATTGAAGATTGAAGATTGTAGATTTTTCCGCGGCGCGGTGCGTTCATCGGAATTCCGGCGGTCATTTCCCGCTCCTTCGTCCGCGCGCGAAGACGAAAGCGAGCATCGCGACAAGGACAAACCCGGACATCGCCGACTTCATCGGCGAGACCGCCACCCGCGCATAAACCGCCACGGGCGCCACGACCGCGCGCACCCCGGCGCGCAGCATCGGCGAATCCGCGATCGCGCGGGCGATCGGCGGGCTGATCCGATAATACGAACGCACCAGCGCGCGTCCCCACCCGGTCTTGCCGAGCACGCGGTCGCGGAAGATGCGCAGCGCGATCACGTTGCGCGCGTCCTTCGCGCCGTACGCGGCCGTGGCAATGAAGCAGCCCTCGGTGTCGTTGAACAATTCGGCCGCGCCGAGCGTATCGGCGGGCACGGCGGAAACCTCCGCGGAAAGCGGGCTCTCGGTTCCGTTGACGTCCACCGCGGTGACGCGGAAGTAGTAGCGCACGCTGTTGGTCAGGCCGCCGACGATTGCCTCGGTCGCCGTCCCCACATCCGCGGGCGAAACGCCGATGTCCGCGTCGCCGCCGTCGTAATCCGCGGCGTCGGTGCCCGGGCTGTTGCCGTAGTAAACGAAATACGCGTCGATGTCGGCGTCCGGGTGCGAACTCCAGCTCAGGAATACGCGCTTGTCGCCGCCGCCAGCAGTCAGGCCCGTGACGGCCTCCGGCGGCGAGTCGAGCGTGATCGTCGTTGACGCCGAGCCGTAATTCGTTGCGTCCGCGCTGTCGGTCGCGATGATGTAAACGGTGTATTCGCCGTCGCCTCCGAGATCGTCCGCGCTGACCGTCGATTGCCCGTTCGTCGTGCCGTTGAAATTGCCCGATCCATTGGCCGCGCCG
Above is a genomic segment from bacterium containing:
- a CDS encoding DUF4388 domain-containing protein — protein: MAVPDREAYVKGSLAHLPLPKTLNYIHQAKKTGILALALGPKKAHIHFDNGEIVHVTSSYFADQSLGEFLVQQRKITAEQASASLDATRSGPLKQGMFLIEHGHISPHDLYDALNTHVTLKLYRLFEWPEGDFFFKQGEIIEPEFRVLKIHMGNLIYVGIRDYYPMKTLPLEFRGRKEFPLFRRPDCPYREEDMAFGPMGTRVLSMVNGQHTLRQIVAHSKMKKGQIYKILYAMFLLGFIGFPESVQDRSRQTFRERAQRRGATGADRQGYEVNIADDLIAEAVRSVERIHSTVAAGEPAESADLDLGEPIQKVKAPAAAKAGAGELSLGLDEPHEEPEDDGDDIFGLAPESSSGLGWEDDASGAGAGFDEPDANAYTASFETTDLGAYSTPEELMKQATYLTEESRWDEAERFLRRAIEVDPNWSPAYPHLGWAVYNRSGGVEVAESEAIVKEGLRRDPKNFEAFLILGKIYKAENQVDFAELHFVKAIELNVDCVEAKEEIKKIRASR
- the carA gene encoding glutamine-hydrolyzing carbamoyl-phosphate synthase small subunit; the encoded protein is MTRAAYLVLADGRVFAGERFGAAGETIGEVVFNTSMTGYQEILTDPSYHGQIVCMTYPLIGNTGVNGEDIESRRIFAQGFVVRSRSLVTSSWRATNSLDDYLADNGVPGLCELDTRALTRHLREHGAQMGIIGEGDPQELQARLSRAPGIVGRDLVREVTCEVGYDFAEGPWDLDAGYGSSPDAGKRPRVVALDFGVKSNILRMLVGAGMDVTVMPANASAEDVLARKPDGVFLSNGPGDPEPLEYAAKTVRGLVGKTPIFGICLGHQILGLALGGKTRKLKFGHHGANQPVKDHLTGRVEITSQNHNYVVDPDTLPDRLIVPTHTNLNDGTNEGLAHRELPVFSVQYHPEASPGPHDASPLFARFVEMIRTGEPVVK
- a CDS encoding type II toxin-antitoxin system HicB family antitoxin — its product is MQSYTVLYELAEEGGYVVHVPALPGCMTQGETLEEAREMAADAIKLYLDVLRDKGRPIPPDVTTPARIEKIRIAI
- a CDS encoding type II toxin-antitoxin system HicA family toxin, which gives rise to MCALARAGFVVDRQSGSHLIMNHPNKPDLLVIVPRHAKDLKRGLIAGIILKAPT
- a CDS encoding alkaline phosphatase family protein is translated as MLIAVVLMLASNTAFAAEPKVIILGFDGMDLRLVHKYMDEGLMPNMQKLQGTGHLGRLDTTNPSESPVAWASFAVGGNPGKTGIYDFLRRMPGSYFPEFATVTPGTKEVLPSDALRWGIAAGAGVVAALLLFFLLRLVTRSTITRLVAAIVPAVCVFGASAYVITKWVPKELPIPIGQRQGTAFWNYAADAGMGVTAIRVPVTFPAEDFGGKLLSGLGVPDVRQTNGTFTVYSTQKMTATNTEMGGKLVPVTMLGDRIEAKVLGPRNFTLKDNPDVTVPFVAKINKAAKTADITCQGQTRTVKMGEFSDFFTFDFALNPLVHLSGIAKFALLAVEPDVRIYLTPVNFDPAKLPPTVRISAPADFAPMLHGQHGPFKTIGWQEETWALNELQISEELFLADLFETMSDIEKIVYAELDKRDARLFIGVFEATDRLQHMFWRYLDEKHPLYDADEAAKHSEAFRRLYAKIDQIIGRVMEQNVDDDTHLFVMSDHGFQSFRKAVNINTWLVENGFMALKGQEPGTEFNLDQLFGKGEFWPNVDWSRTKAYHIGLGNIYINLFGREPQGVVHKLEYEKVQNEIREGLKKLIDPETGEPVVIDVYPRQEIYKGPAFDLAPDLILGFAEGYRISWQSALGGMPKGVILPNDRKWSGDHCSVDPSLTYGVLASNRKITKDAPIIYDLAPTALSALGVDLPGDIDGKPLY
- the truA gene encoding tRNA pseudouridine(38-40) synthase TruA, producing the protein MSFSYLIHLTFDGTDFAGWQSQTGVRTVQDTLTAALADLFEPGVTATAAGRTDAGVHAIDMPVSFATAIDREPEIVMRALNATLPPDVKVKEARRVRDGFSARRNAIFRAYRYVIETHPFFDPLTRRYAYQIPVALDGTAMQNAVLRLLGEHDFTSFRAAGCTAKSPVRTVIAASVADEGEGRVVLSISANGFLRHMVRSIAGTLIEIGRHDRPVEDIDRLLAAPRRDEAGVTAPPQGLFFVRADYPEEAF
- a CDS encoding fibronectin type III domain-containing protein; its protein translation is MLRILATIAIAIVFFAAAPALAEVTVSITGVNPANGVIAEGEAATIAWTINADTESGDYEAVVGGDGTPGTGDPVGAANGSGNFNGTTNGQSTVSADDLGGDGEYTVYIIATDSADATNYGSASTTITLDSPPEAVTGLTAGGGDKRVFLSWSSHPDADIDAYFVYYGNSPGTDAADYDGGDADIGVSPADVGTATEAIVGGLTNSVRYYFRVTAVDVNGTESPLSAEVSAVPADTLGAAELFNDTEGCFIATAAYGAKDARNVIALRIFRDRVLGKTGWGRALVRSYYRISPPIARAIADSPMLRAGVRAVVAPVAVYARVAVSPMKSAMSGFVLVAMLAFVFARGRRSGK